The following proteins are encoded in a genomic region of Streptomyces lunaelactis:
- the rpmH gene encoding 50S ribosomal protein L34, with protein sequence MSKRTFQPNNRRRAKTHGFRLRMRTRAGRAILANRRGKGRASLSA encoded by the coding sequence GTGAGCAAGCGCACCTTCCAGCCGAACAACCGTCGTCGCGCCAAGACCCATGGCTTCCGCCTGCGGATGCGCACCCGTGCCGGCCGCGCGATTCTCGCGAACCGCCGTGGCAAGGGTCGCGCGAGCCTGTCCGCCTGA
- the rnpA gene encoding ribonuclease P protein component — translation MLPTENRLRRREDFATAVRRGRRAGRPLLVVHLRSGATDPHAPGESAPPTRAGFVVSKAVGGAVVRTKVKRRLRHLIRDRLAELPPGSLVVVRALPGAGDAEYEQLARDLDAALQRLLGGGAR, via the coding sequence GTGCTGCCTACCGAGAATCGGCTGAGGCGGCGCGAGGACTTCGCGACCGCGGTACGCCGGGGACGCCGGGCCGGACGCCCGCTTCTCGTCGTCCATCTACGCAGCGGTGCAACGGACCCGCACGCGCCTGGGGAGAGCGCTCCCCCGACGCGTGCGGGTTTCGTCGTGAGCAAGGCTGTGGGCGGGGCGGTCGTACGCACCAAGGTCAAGCGAAGACTGCGCCACCTGATACGCGATCGGCTCGCCGAGCTGCCCCCCGGTAGCCTGGTGGTCGTACGGGCGCTGCCCGGTGCGGGCGACGCCGAATATGAACAGCTGGCCCGAGACCTGGATGCTGCTCTTCAGCGGCTGCTGGGAGGGGGCGCGCGATGA
- the rsmG gene encoding 16S rRNA (guanine(527)-N(7))-methyltransferase RsmG, with protein sequence MTEEAELPQAPEVARTVFGEFFPEAVRYAELLADTGVKRGLIGPREVPRLWERHLLNCAVLSEVVPEGVTVCDVGSGAGLPGIPLALVRPDLKITLLEPLLRRTNFLQEVVELLGLDHVTVVRGRAEEVLGTLPPVHVVTARAVAPLDRLAGWGVPLLRPYGEMLALKGDTAEEEIQGARAALSKLGVVDASVLHVGEGLVDPLATVVRVEVGESPGGVRFAAKRAKAARTSRTRRRR encoded by the coding sequence GTGACGGAGGAAGCAGAGCTTCCCCAGGCGCCCGAAGTGGCGCGGACGGTATTCGGAGAGTTCTTTCCGGAGGCCGTGCGGTACGCGGAGCTGCTCGCTGATACGGGAGTCAAGCGCGGCCTGATCGGGCCTCGTGAGGTGCCGCGGCTGTGGGAGCGGCATCTGCTGAACTGCGCGGTGCTCTCCGAGGTCGTGCCCGAGGGTGTCACGGTCTGCGATGTCGGTTCGGGGGCAGGCCTGCCGGGCATTCCGCTCGCGCTGGTACGCCCGGATCTGAAGATCACGCTCCTCGAACCGCTGCTGCGCCGGACGAACTTCCTTCAGGAGGTCGTCGAGCTGCTGGGCCTGGACCACGTGACCGTGGTCCGGGGCCGGGCCGAGGAGGTACTCGGCACTCTGCCGCCGGTCCATGTGGTGACGGCGCGTGCCGTGGCCCCGCTGGACCGGCTGGCGGGCTGGGGGGTCCCCCTGCTGCGCCCCTACGGAGAGATGCTGGCGCTCAAGGGCGACACCGCCGAGGAGGAGATCCAGGGAGCCAGGGCCGCGCTGAGCAAGCTCGGCGTTGTGGATGCCTCCGTGCTGCATGTCGGTGAGGGGCTGGTCGATCCACTGGCCACCGTGGTGCGTGTGGAGGTCGGGGAGAGCCCCGGCGGAGTTCGCTTCGCGGCGAAGCGGGCCAAGGCCGCCCGCACGAGCCGTACCCGCCGGCGTCGCTGA
- the gnd gene encoding phosphogluconate dehydrogenase (NAD(+)-dependent, decarboxylating) yields MELGLVGLGKMGGNMRERIRRAGHTVIGYDRDPDLADVHSLEELVGKLKAPRVVWVMVPAGAATQSTVDELAALLEPGDVVVDGGNSRWTDDEKHAVELGIKRIGFVDCGVSGGVWGLENGYALMYGGEAEHVARVQPIFEALKPEGEFGAVHAGKVGAGHFAKMVHNGIEYAMMQAYAEGWELLEKVHSVTDVREVFRSWQEGTVIRSWLLDLAVNALDEDEHLEKLRGYAQDSGEGRWTVEAAIDNAVPLPAITASLFARFASRQDDSPQMKMIAALRNQFGGHAVENKK; encoded by the coding sequence ATGGAGCTCGGTCTCGTCGGCCTCGGCAAGATGGGCGGCAATATGCGCGAGCGCATCCGCCGCGCGGGCCACACCGTCATCGGCTACGACCGCGACCCGGACCTCGCCGATGTCCACAGCCTCGAAGAGCTTGTGGGCAAGCTGAAGGCCCCCCGGGTCGTGTGGGTGATGGTCCCGGCCGGCGCCGCGACCCAGTCCACCGTCGACGAGCTCGCCGCGCTGCTGGAGCCGGGCGATGTGGTGGTCGACGGCGGCAACTCCCGCTGGACGGACGACGAGAAGCACGCGGTGGAGCTGGGCATCAAGCGCATCGGCTTCGTCGACTGCGGTGTCTCCGGCGGCGTCTGGGGCCTTGAGAACGGCTACGCGCTGATGTACGGCGGCGAGGCCGAGCACGTCGCGAGGGTCCAGCCGATCTTCGAGGCGCTCAAGCCCGAGGGCGAGTTCGGCGCGGTCCACGCGGGCAAGGTCGGCGCCGGCCACTTCGCCAAGATGGTCCACAACGGCATCGAGTACGCCATGATGCAGGCCTACGCCGAGGGCTGGGAGCTCCTGGAGAAGGTCCACTCGGTCACCGACGTACGCGAGGTTTTCCGCTCCTGGCAGGAGGGCACGGTCATCCGTTCCTGGCTGCTCGACCTGGCGGTCAACGCGCTCGACGAAGACGAGCACCTGGAGAAGCTGCGCGGTTATGCACAGGATTCCGGCGAGGGCCGGTGGACTGTGGAAGCCGCCATCGACAACGCTGTGCCGCTGCCCGCGATCACCGCGTCGCTGTTCGCGCGGTTCGCGTCCCGGCAGGACGACTCCCCGCAGATGAAGATGATCGCGGCGCTGCGCAACCAGTTCGGCGGCCACGCGGTCGAGAACAAGAAGTAG
- the yidD gene encoding membrane protein insertion efficiency factor YidD, whose product MKYPLLALIKLYQWTISPLLGPVCRYYPSCSHYGFTAIDRHGAVKGTALTAWRILRCNPWSPGGVDHVPPRKRPRWHEMLREALRGSKGGHSAADVPHRESAPEPPSPAAETSPNAQGA is encoded by the coding sequence ATGAAGTACCCGCTGCTGGCTCTGATCAAGCTGTACCAGTGGACGATCAGCCCGTTGCTGGGGCCTGTCTGCAGGTACTACCCGTCGTGTTCGCACTACGGATTTACGGCCATCGACCGACATGGCGCGGTGAAGGGCACTGCTCTCACCGCCTGGCGCATTCTGCGGTGCAATCCGTGGTCGCCGGGCGGCGTGGATCATGTGCCCCCGCGCAAGCGCCCTCGTTGGCACGAAATGCTGCGCGAAGCCTTGCGTGGCAGCAAGGGCGGGCACTCCGCCGCTGATGTGCCTCACCGGGAGTCGGCCCCCGAACCCCCGAGCCCGGCCGCAGAGACTTCGCCCAATGCTCAAGGAGCCTGA
- the recF gene encoding DNA replication/repair protein RecF (All proteins in this family for which functions are known are DNA-binding proteins that assist the filamentation of RecA onto DNA for the initiation of recombination or recombinational repair.) has product MHVTHLSLADFRSYARVEVPLDPGVTAFVGANGQGKTNLVEAVGYLATLASHRVSSDAPLVRMGADRAVIRAAVTQGERSQLIELELNPGKANRARINRSSQVRPRDVLGIVRTVLFAPEDLALVKGDPGERRRFLDELITARSPRMAGVRSDYERVLKQRNTLLKSAAMARRHGGRGMDLSTLDVWDQHLARAGAELLAQRIDLIAALQPLTDKAYEQLAPGGGPIALEYRSSAGGAGGVHGRDELCEQLIAALAEVRKQEIERGVTLVGPHRDDLVLRLGQLPAKGYASHGESWSYALSLRLASYDLLRAEGNEPVLVLDDVFAELDARRRERLAELVAPGEQVLVTAAVEDDVPGVLAGVRYEVAEGEVARV; this is encoded by the coding sequence ATGCACGTCACGCATTTGTCGCTGGCCGACTTCCGCTCGTACGCCCGGGTCGAGGTCCCTCTCGACCCGGGCGTCACCGCGTTCGTGGGGGCGAACGGGCAGGGCAAGACCAACCTCGTCGAGGCGGTCGGCTATCTCGCGACGCTGGCCAGCCACCGGGTCTCGTCGGACGCTCCGCTGGTCCGGATGGGGGCGGACCGGGCGGTCATCCGGGCGGCCGTCACCCAGGGCGAGCGCTCCCAGCTGATCGAGCTGGAGCTCAATCCGGGGAAGGCGAACCGGGCTCGTATCAACAGGTCCTCGCAGGTCAGACCGCGTGATGTGCTCGGGATAGTGCGGACGGTGCTCTTCGCGCCGGAGGACCTGGCGCTGGTGAAGGGCGATCCGGGCGAGCGGCGCCGGTTCCTCGACGAGCTGATCACGGCGCGCTCGCCGCGGATGGCGGGCGTGCGGTCCGACTACGAGCGGGTGCTCAAGCAGCGCAACACCCTTCTGAAGTCGGCGGCGATGGCGCGACGGCACGGTGGGCGCGGGATGGATCTGTCCACGCTGGATGTGTGGGACCAGCATCTGGCGCGGGCGGGGGCGGAGCTGCTGGCGCAGCGGATCGATCTGATCGCGGCGCTGCAGCCGCTGACGGACAAGGCGTACGAGCAGTTGGCGCCGGGCGGCGGTCCGATCGCGCTGGAGTACCGTTCCTCCGCCGGTGGGGCGGGCGGTGTGCACGGTCGCGACGAGCTGTGCGAGCAGCTGATTGCCGCGCTTGCGGAGGTGCGCAAGCAGGAGATCGAGCGGGGTGTGACGCTGGTCGGGCCGCATCGCGACGATCTGGTGCTCAGGCTGGGGCAGCTGCCCGCGAAGGGGTACGCCAGCCATGGCGAGTCCTGGTCGTACGCGCTGTCGCTGCGGCTTGCCTCGTACGACCTGCTCCGGGCCGAGGGCAATGAGCCCGTGCTGGTCCTGGACGATGTCTTCGCGGAGCTGGACGCCCGGCGGCGGGAGCGGCTGGCGGAACTGGTGGCTCCGGGCGAGCAGGTGCTGGTGACGGCGGCGGTCGAGGACGATGTGCCGGGTGTGCTGGCGGGGGTGCGGTACGAGGTGGCCGAGGGCGAGGTGGCGCGCGTATGA
- the dnaA gene encoding chromosomal replication initiator protein DnaA translates to MADVPADLAAVWPRVLEQLLAEGQQGIEPKDKQWIERCQPLALVADTALLAVPNEWGKRVLEGRLAPLISETLSRECGRPIRIAITVDDSVGEPPAPQAPPSQQQPQAPRYQGPQHDEPRQNDHYDGYGHRPADDGLPNVRPAYPEYQQHQQQRPEPGAWPRTQEDLWQQPRLGGFQDRDPYATARPREPQHDYRQPQPPERQQYEQHQQQRPERHGLPEHQPRHRSAPGGAPGPLGAQPSPASGPGEPQARLNPKYLFDTFVIGASNRFAHAAAVAVAEAPAKAYNPLFIYGESGLGKTHLLHAIGHYARSLYPGTRVRYVSSEEFTNEFINSIRDGKGDTFRKRYRDVDILLVDDIQFLASKESTQEEFFHTFNTLHNANKQIVLSSDRPPKQLMTLEDRLRNRFEWGLTTDVQPPELETRIAILRKKAVQEQLNAPPEVLEFIASRISRNIRELEGALIRVTAFASLNRQPVDLGLTEIVLKDLIPGGEDSAPEITASAIMAATADYFGLTVEDLCGSSRSRVLVTARQIAMYLCRELTDLSLPKIGAQFGGRDHTTVMHADRKIRALMAERRSIYNQVTELTNRIKNG, encoded by the coding sequence GTGGCTGATGTACCTGCCGATCTTGCCGCAGTGTGGCCACGAGTGCTGGAGCAGCTCCTCGCGGAGGGCCAGCAGGGCATCGAGCCCAAGGACAAGCAGTGGATCGAGCGCTGCCAGCCACTCGCACTGGTGGCTGACACCGCTCTTCTCGCCGTCCCCAATGAATGGGGCAAGCGGGTCCTCGAAGGCCGGCTCGCCCCACTGATCAGCGAGACCCTCAGCCGTGAGTGCGGCCGCCCGATCCGGATCGCGATCACCGTCGACGACTCCGTGGGCGAGCCCCCGGCCCCGCAGGCACCCCCGTCGCAGCAGCAGCCGCAGGCGCCCCGTTATCAGGGCCCGCAGCACGATGAGCCGCGACAGAACGACCACTACGACGGGTACGGGCACCGGCCCGCCGACGACGGACTGCCGAACGTCCGCCCCGCCTACCCCGAGTACCAGCAGCACCAGCAGCAGCGACCGGAACCCGGCGCCTGGCCGCGCACCCAGGAGGACCTGTGGCAGCAGCCGCGGCTCGGCGGCTTCCAGGACCGCGACCCCTATGCCACCGCCCGGCCGCGCGAGCCCCAGCACGACTACCGGCAGCCGCAGCCGCCCGAGCGCCAGCAGTACGAGCAGCATCAGCAGCAGCGTCCGGAGCGGCACGGCCTCCCGGAGCACCAGCCCCGGCACCGCAGCGCCCCCGGAGGCGCCCCGGGACCGCTGGGCGCGCAGCCGTCGCCGGCATCCGGCCCCGGTGAGCCGCAAGCCCGCCTGAACCCCAAGTACCTCTTCGACACGTTCGTCATCGGCGCGTCCAACCGGTTCGCGCACGCGGCGGCGGTCGCGGTCGCCGAAGCACCGGCCAAGGCGTACAACCCCCTCTTCATCTATGGAGAGTCGGGCCTGGGCAAGACCCACCTGCTGCACGCCATCGGGCACTACGCGCGCAGCCTCTACCCCGGCACTCGGGTGCGGTATGTGAGCTCCGAGGAGTTCACCAACGAGTTCATCAACTCGATCCGCGACGGCAAGGGCGACACGTTCCGCAAGCGGTACCGCGATGTGGACATCCTGCTCGTCGACGACATCCAGTTCCTGGCGAGCAAGGAGTCGACGCAGGAGGAGTTCTTCCACACCTTCAATACGCTCCACAACGCCAACAAGCAGATCGTGCTGTCCTCGGACCGGCCGCCCAAGCAGCTGATGACCCTGGAGGACCGGCTGCGCAACCGCTTCGAGTGGGGGCTGACCACCGACGTACAGCCGCCGGAGCTGGAGACGCGGATCGCGATCCTCCGCAAGAAGGCGGTGCAGGAGCAGCTCAATGCCCCGCCGGAGGTGCTGGAGTTCATCGCCTCCCGGATCTCGCGCAATATCCGCGAACTGGAGGGCGCGCTGATCCGGGTGACGGCGTTCGCGTCGCTCAACCGGCAGCCGGTGGATCTCGGGCTCACCGAGATCGTGCTGAAGGACCTGATCCCGGGCGGGGAGGACTCGGCTCCCGAGATCACCGCGAGCGCCATCATGGCGGCGACCGCCGACTACTTCGGACTGACGGTGGAGGATCTCTGCGGATCCTCGCGCAGCCGGGTGCTGGTGACGGCGCGCCAGATCGCGATGTATCTGTGCCGGGAGCTCACCGACCTGTCGCTGCCGAAGATCGGCGCGCAGTTCGGCGGCCGCGACCACACGACCGTGATGCACGCGGACCGCAAGATCCGCGCGCTGATGGCCGAGCGGCGCTCCATCTACAACCAGGTCACCGAGCTCACCAACCGCATCAAGAACGGCTGA
- a CDS encoding DUF721 domain-containing protein yields the protein MSDDSGRQAGDRSPGELAGQPAEQPKAPESSGVDLARVALRAAKEQAKARGAAAQQKKQARRGGGLRSGARADGRDPLPLGAAINRLITERGWETPAAVGGVMGRWPQIVGEDLANHCVPQKYDEDERVLTVQCDSTAWATQLRLLAPRLVARLNEDLGQGTVKLIKVLGPGGPPRRYGPLRAPGSVGPGDTYG from the coding sequence ATGAGCGACGATTCCGGCCGTCAGGCCGGCGACCGGTCTCCGGGGGAGCTTGCAGGTCAGCCTGCGGAACAGCCGAAGGCGCCCGAGTCGTCGGGGGTCGATCTGGCGCGGGTCGCGCTGCGCGCGGCGAAGGAGCAGGCGAAGGCGCGGGGCGCGGCGGCCCAGCAGAAGAAGCAGGCCAGGCGGGGTGGCGGCCTACGGTCGGGTGCGCGGGCGGACGGGCGCGATCCGCTGCCGCTGGGTGCGGCGATCAACCGGCTGATCACCGAGCGGGGCTGGGAGACGCCGGCCGCGGTGGGCGGGGTGATGGGGCGCTGGCCGCAGATCGTGGGCGAGGACCTGGCGAACCACTGTGTGCCGCAGAAGTACGACGAGGATGAGCGCGTGCTGACGGTGCAGTGCGACTCGACGGCGTGGGCGACGCAGCTGCGGCTGCTGGCGCCGCGGCTGGTGGCGCGGCTGAACGAGGACCTGGGGCAGGGGACCGTAAAGTTGATCAAGGTGCTGGGGCCGGGGGGGCCGCCGCGGAGGTATGGGCCGTTGAGGGCTCCGGGGAGTGTGGGGCCGGGGGACACGTACGGGTGA
- the dnaN gene encoding DNA polymerase III subunit beta, producing MKIRVERDVLAEAVAWVARSLPARPPAPVLAGLLLKAEDGALSFSSFDYEVSARVSVEAEVDEGGTVLVSGRLLADICRALPNRPVEISTDGVRATVVCGSSRFTLHTLPVEEYPALPQMPTATGTVPGEVFASAAAQVAIAAGRDDTLPVLTGVRIEIEGDSVTLASTDRYRFAVREFLWKPENPETSAVALVPAKTLLDTAKALTSGDTVTLALSGSGAGEGLIGFEGAGRRTTTRLLEGDLPKYRTLFPTEFNSVAVIETAPFVEAVKRVALVAERNTPVRLSFEQGVLILEAGSSDDAQAVERVDANLDGDDISIAFNPTFLLDGLSAIDSPVAQLSFTTSTKPALLSGKPAVDAEADEAYKYLIMPVRLSG from the coding sequence GTGAAGATCCGGGTGGAGCGCGATGTACTCGCGGAGGCGGTGGCCTGGGTGGCCCGCAGCCTCCCGGCCCGTCCGCCGGCGCCCGTACTCGCGGGCCTTCTTCTGAAGGCGGAGGACGGCGCCCTCAGCTTCTCGAGCTTCGACTACGAGGTCTCGGCCCGCGTCTCCGTGGAGGCGGAGGTCGACGAGGGCGGCACCGTTCTGGTCTCCGGCCGGCTCCTCGCCGACATCTGCCGCGCTCTCCCCAACCGCCCGGTGGAGATTTCCACAGACGGTGTACGAGCGACCGTGGTCTGCGGCTCCTCGCGATTCACACTCCACACCCTGCCTGTGGAGGAGTACCCGGCGCTGCCGCAGATGCCGACCGCGACCGGCACCGTGCCCGGTGAGGTCTTCGCCTCCGCCGCCGCGCAGGTCGCCATCGCCGCCGGCCGTGACGACACGCTCCCCGTCCTCACCGGCGTACGCATCGAGATCGAGGGCGACTCCGTCACCCTGGCCTCCACCGACCGCTACCGCTTCGCGGTCCGCGAGTTCCTGTGGAAGCCTGAGAACCCGGAGACTTCCGCGGTCGCCCTGGTGCCCGCCAAGACGCTCCTGGACACCGCCAAGGCGCTCACGAGCGGTGACACGGTCACCCTGGCGCTCTCCGGCTCGGGTGCGGGCGAGGGGCTGATCGGTTTCGAGGGTGCCGGGCGGCGGACGACGACCCGTCTGCTCGAGGGCGATCTGCCGAAGTACCGGACGCTGTTCCCCACCGAGTTCAACTCGGTCGCCGTCATCGAGACCGCGCCCTTCGTCGAGGCCGTCAAGCGTGTGGCCCTGGTCGCCGAGCGGAACACTCCGGTGCGCCTGAGCTTCGAGCAGGGCGTGCTGATCCTGGAGGCCGGTTCCAGCGACGACGCACAGGCTGTGGAGCGTGTGGACGCGAACCTCGACGGCGACGACATCTCGATCGCCTTCAACCCGACCTTCCTGCTCGACGGCCTGAGTGCCATCGACTCGCCGGTCGCCCAGCTGTCCTTCACCACCTCCACCAAGCCCGCGCTGCTGAGCGGCAAGCCGGCGGTGGATGCCGAGGCGGACGAGGCGTACAAGTACCTGATCATGCCCGTGCGGCTGTCCGGCTGA
- a CDS encoding Jag family protein yields the protein MTEGTISAAAEGGDTLTRLEQEGEIAADYLEGLLDIADLDGDIDMDVEADRAAVSIVGDGGSRDLQKLVGRDGEVLEALQELTRLAVHRETGDRSRLMLDIAGFRAKKRTELAELGAKAADEVKSTGEPVKLNPMTPFERKVVHDAVAAAGLRSESEGEEPQRFVVVLPA from the coding sequence GTGACGGAAGGCACCATCTCCGCCGCCGCCGAGGGTGGCGACACCCTGACCCGCCTCGAGCAGGAAGGGGAGATCGCAGCCGACTACCTCGAGGGTCTGCTCGACATTGCCGATCTCGACGGTGATATCGACATGGACGTCGAGGCCGACCGGGCCGCGGTCTCGATCGTCGGCGACGGAGGAAGCAGGGATCTGCAGAAGCTCGTGGGCCGCGACGGTGAGGTCCTGGAGGCTCTCCAGGAGCTGACGCGCCTCGCGGTGCACCGTGAGACCGGGGACCGCAGCCGGCTGATGCTGGACATCGCGGGCTTCCGGGCCAAGAAGCGCACGGAGCTCGCCGAGCTCGGTGCCAAGGCCGCCGACGAGGTGAAGAGCACCGGTGAGCCGGTGAAACTGAACCCGATGACGCCCTTCGAGCGCAAGGTCGTGCATGATGCGGTCGCGGCCGCGGGTCTGCGCAGTGAGTCCGAGGGCGAGGAGCCGCAGCGCTTCGTCGTCGTCCTCCCGGCCTGA
- the yidC gene encoding membrane protein insertase YidC: protein MDTIAGLFSFITTPVSWVIVQFHSIYGAIFGPDTGWAWGLSIVSLVILIRICLIPLFVKQIKSTRNMQALQPKMKAIQERYKNDKQRQSEEMMKLYKETGTNPLSSCLPILAQSPFFFALYHVLSKIASNDTIGVINESLLQSAQKAHIFGAPLAAKFTDSPEKVEALNASLTDVRIVTAIMIVMMSASQFYTQRQLMQKNVDLTVKTPYMQQQKMLMYIFPVIFAVMGINFPVGVLVYWLTTNVWTMGQQMFVINQNPTPGSKAQDHYLQRLLKGVTVHSEVRSRRKRNVVQAIVAKGPDRNENERRFITGLAKAGLAAQPDGTVVKSDVAVAEAEGGATPKRQQPKRQTKAKRQSGSAQQAAAKSPEDGDSVSKPSLQKDEPAGGTSQAGGSGGDAKSKPASGSARQQPKSGQRKGQQRPKHPSSKK from the coding sequence GTGGACACGATTGCCGGTCTCTTCAGCTTTATCACCACACCTGTTTCGTGGGTCATCGTCCAGTTCCACTCGATCTACGGGGCGATCTTCGGCCCCGACACGGGCTGGGCCTGGGGACTGTCCATCGTGTCGCTGGTGATCCTTATCCGGATCTGTCTGATCCCGCTCTTTGTGAAGCAGATCAAGTCGACCCGGAACATGCAGGCGCTCCAGCCCAAGATGAAGGCGATCCAGGAGCGCTACAAGAACGACAAGCAGCGTCAGTCCGAAGAGATGATGAAGCTGTACAAGGAGACGGGCACCAACCCGCTCTCCTCGTGCCTTCCGATCCTCGCGCAGTCGCCGTTCTTCTTCGCTCTGTACCACGTGCTCTCGAAGATCGCCTCGAACGACACCATCGGTGTGATCAACGAGTCGCTTCTGCAGAGCGCTCAGAAGGCTCACATCTTTGGTGCGCCCCTTGCCGCGAAGTTCACGGACAGCCCGGAGAAGGTCGAGGCGCTCAACGCCTCCCTGACCGATGTGCGCATCGTCACCGCGATCATGATCGTCATGATGTCGGCGTCGCAGTTCTACACGCAGCGCCAGCTGATGCAGAAGAACGTCGACCTCACGGTGAAGACGCCGTACATGCAGCAGCAGAAGATGCTGATGTACATCTTCCCGGTGATCTTCGCCGTCATGGGTATCAACTTCCCCGTCGGTGTCCTCGTCTACTGGCTGACCACCAACGTGTGGACCATGGGCCAGCAGATGTTCGTGATCAACCAGAACCCGACGCCGGGCAGCAAGGCCCAGGACCACTACCTCCAGCGGCTGCTCAAGGGCGTCACCGTTCACAGCGAGGTGCGTTCGCGGCGCAAGCGCAACGTCGTCCAGGCGATCGTCGCCAAGGGCCCGGACCGCAACGAGAACGAGCGTAGGTTCATCACAGGCCTTGCCAAGGCGGGTCTTGCCGCCCAGCCGGACGGCACGGTGGTCAAGAGCGATGTCGCTGTTGCCGAGGCCGAGGGCGGTGCCACACCGAAGCGGCAGCAGCCCAAGCGCCAGACCAAGGCGAAGCGTCAGTCCGGCAGTGCCCAGCAGGCCGCCGCCAAGAGCCCCGAGGACGGCGACTCCGTGTCGAAGCCCTCGCTGCAGAAGGACGAGCCCGCTGGGGGCACCTCCCAGGCCGGAGGTTCTGGAGGAGACGCCAAGTCGAAGCCTGCCAGCGGTTCCGCACGCCAGCAGCCCAAGTCGGGTCAGCGCAAGGGCCAGCAGCGGCCCAAGCACCCGTCGTCCAAGAAGTAA
- a CDS encoding ParA family protein, translated as MAGSVHCEPEVEESALRSDANIAGPMTDPVPGPRTESAGEDVSRETPPPMDDTPIGRAAQLAVEALGRAGEGLPRPEQTRIMVVANQKGGVGKTTTTVNLAASLALHGARVLVVDLDPQGNASTALGIDHHAEVPSIYDVLVESRPLSEVVQPVLDVEGLFCAPATIDLAGAEIELVSLVARESRLQRAIQAYEQPLDYILIDCPPSLGLLTVNALVAGAEVLIPIQCEYYALEGLGQLLRNVDLVRGHLNPDLHVSTILLTMYDGRTRLASQVADEVRSHFGNEVLRTSIPRSVRISEAPSYGQTVLTYDPGSSGSLSYLEAAREIALRGVGIHYDPQHAHLGSQNSQQNMSEGIQ; from the coding sequence ATGGCAGGCTCTGTCCATTGCGAGCCTGAAGTCGAGGAGAGTGCCTTGCGGTCTGACGCCAACATCGCGGGGCCGATGACCGATCCGGTCCCCGGTCCCCGTACCGAGTCGGCGGGGGAGGATGTTTCACGTGAAACACCGCCCCCGATGGACGACACCCCCATTGGCCGTGCTGCCCAGCTGGCGGTGGAGGCGCTGGGGCGTGCCGGCGAGGGTCTGCCCCGGCCCGAGCAGACACGCATCATGGTTGTCGCGAACCAGAAGGGCGGCGTGGGGAAGACCACTACAACGGTCAACCTCGCCGCCTCGCTCGCGCTGCACGGCGCGCGCGTTCTGGTGGTCGACCTGGATCCACAGGGCAACGCCTCCACGGCGCTGGGGATCGATCACCATGCCGAAGTCCCCTCGATCTATGACGTCCTGGTGGAGAGCAGGCCGCTCTCCGAGGTGGTCCAGCCGGTCCTGGACGTCGAAGGTCTCTTCTGCGCCCCCGCCACCATCGATCTCGCCGGTGCGGAGATCGAGCTGGTGTCGCTGGTGGCGCGGGAGAGCCGACTGCAACGAGCGATCCAGGCCTACGAGCAGCCGCTGGACTACATCCTTATCGACTGCCCGCCGTCGCTCGGTCTGCTGACGGTCAATGCGCTGGTCGCCGGTGCAGAGGTGCTGATCCCCATCCAGTGTGAGTACTACGCACTGGAGGGCCTGGGTCAGTTGCTGCGGAACGTGGACCTGGTCCGCGGTCATCTCAACCCCGACCTGCATGTGTCCACGATCCTGCTCACCATGTACGACGGCAGGACCCGGCTCGCTTCACAGGTGGCCGACGAGGTGCGCAGTCACTTCGGCAATGAGGTGCTGCGGACGAGCATTCCCCGGTCGGTCCGTATCTCGGAGGCCCCGAGCTACGGACAGACGGTGCTGACCTACGATCCGGGTTCCAGTGGTTCCCTGTCGTATCTCGAGGCGGCCCGTGAGATCGCGCTGCGGGGGGTGGGGATCCACTACGACCCGCAGCATGCCCATCTGGGCAGCCAGAACAGCCAGCAAAACATGTCGGAGGGGATCCAGTGA